TGCCCCGCCTCTGCTTTCGCTTCCTGCTCCAAAACTTCGCTCATTCTTCTATGGTAAAACGCCCCGCCGCAAATTGCAGCTTCAAATGGCGACCAATTTAGTCCTTCGAACCGTGAGCTGCACGAAACCGCCCAGAATGTTACGGTTGAGTTGACTTCCCGCTTAGACAAATTCCTGAAAACGGTTCGCGGTAAGGCGAACGATCTCATCGACGGGCTGCGACCAGAGCGCTTCGTTGAAGATTTCAACCTCAATTGGACCCTGATAGCCGGCCCGCTCAGCGGCCTCGCGAAGCCGTTTCAGCTCAATCACGCCGTCCCCCATCATGCCGCGGCCCATCAGCATGTCGGGGGTTGGCACAATCCAGTCGGAGACATGGAAGGCGAAGACCCTCTCCCCCGCTCTCTGTATCTCTCGATAGACCTGCGGGTCCCACCAGATGTGGTACACGTCGACGACCAGGCCGACCTGCCCCGGCAGGAACTTTGCAGCAATCTCGTTCGCCTCTCCCATGGTGACAACGACGCTGCGGTCGGCGGCAAACATGGGGTGCAGAGGCTCCACGCCCAGCCGGACACCGCTCTTCGTCGCGTGATCGACTACTGCGGCGATTCCATCGACGACCATCTGGCGCGCCGCGTCAATATCCCTGTCCGGAGCCGGGCCGTTTACCAGCACCAGCAGATTGGTCCCGATGGCTGCCGCCTCATCGATGGCGCGAAGATTGTCCTCGATACGGCGCTGGCGCTCCTCCTTCGTCGCGGCGGGAAACATGCCGCCGCGGCAGAGGCTCGACACCTTCAACCCGGCATCGCGTATAAGCGAGGCTGCCGCAGCGGGGTTGCCGGAGACAGAGTAGCGCCACGGCCCAATCCACTGGACGCCATGG
This region of Acidobacteriota bacterium genomic DNA includes:
- a CDS encoding sugar phosphate isomerase/epimerase, which gives rise to MTAGKARLEEVVDACVRHGVQWIGPWRYSVSGNPAAAASLIRDAGLKVSSLCRGGMFPAATKEERQRRIEDNLRAIDEAAAIGTNLLVLVNGPAPDRDIDAARQMVVDGIAAVVDHATKSGVRLGVEPLHPMFAADRSVVVTMGEANEIAAKFLPGQVGLVVDVYHIWWDPQVYREIQRAGERVFAFHVSDWIVPTPDMLMGRGMMGDGVIELKRLREAAERAGYQGPIEVEIFNEALWSQPVDEIVRLTANRFQEFV